One window of the Streptomyces sp. NBC_00259 genome contains the following:
- a CDS encoding TerD family protein: MAFWDGLWRGRDAQFDSGSASTNSIQLTKRRPQVSLSKQGAATGNLRVNLSWRMRTSDIEGRSRQSGRLLRHPSKLFRPEVVQAHTQGVVNVDLDLGCLYELTDGSKGVVQPLGSFFGSLNEPPFVRLSGDDRFGAPSGETLFVNLDHRDSIKRLLFFVYIYDRTPAFDRTHAKVTLYPSNGPRVEIELDERAPQARSCAVFMVENVKGELVVRREVKFVYGFQAELDRLYGWGLQWGRGYKTKA; the protein is encoded by the coding sequence ATGGCCTTCTGGGACGGTTTGTGGCGCGGCAGGGACGCGCAGTTCGACTCGGGCAGCGCCTCGACGAACTCCATCCAGCTGACCAAGCGGCGCCCGCAGGTCTCGCTCAGCAAGCAGGGCGCCGCCACCGGAAACCTCCGGGTCAATCTCTCCTGGCGGATGCGGACGTCCGACATCGAGGGCCGGTCCCGGCAGAGCGGCCGGCTGCTGCGTCATCCGTCGAAGCTCTTCCGGCCCGAGGTCGTCCAGGCGCACACCCAGGGCGTCGTCAACGTGGACCTCGACCTCGGCTGTCTCTACGAGCTGACGGACGGCAGCAAGGGCGTGGTGCAGCCGCTCGGCAGCTTCTTCGGCAGCCTCAACGAGCCGCCGTTCGTCCGGCTCAGCGGCGACGACCGGTTCGGCGCACCGTCCGGCGAGACGCTGTTCGTCAATCTCGACCACCGCGACTCGATCAAGCGGCTGCTGTTCTTCGTCTACATCTACGACCGGACGCCGGCGTTCGACCGTACGCACGCGAAGGTGACGCTCTACCCGAGCAACGGGCCGCGGGTGGAGATCGAACTGGACGAGCGCGCACCACAGGCCCGCTCCTGCGCGGTCTTCATGGTGGAGAACGTCAAGGGCGAGCTGGTCGTACGCCGCGAGGTGAAGTTCGTGTACGGCTTCCAGGCCGAGCTGGACCGGCTGTACGGCTGGGGACTGCAGTGGGGCCGCGGCTACAAGACCAAGGCCTGA
- a CDS encoding DUF475 domain-containing protein, which produces MVLKTFGWSFAVTALGLVAAVFYGGWTAFGLVAILSVLEVSLSFDNAVVNAGVLKKMSEFWQKIFLTIGILIAVFGMRLVFPVVIVSITAQLGPIEAVDLALNDHARYEELVTDAHPAIASFGGMFLLMIFLDFIFEDRDIKWLAWLERPLAKLGKVDMLAACIALIVLLITATTFAVHAHQYGGVHADKSATVLLAGVAGLITYMVVGGLSGYFEDKLEEEEEREHEAEEEARRTGKPVSAAKLVGKAAFFMFMYLEVLDASFSFDGVIGAFAVSNDPVVIALGLGIGAMYVRSLTVYLVRQGTLDDYVYLEHGAHYAIGALAVILLITIQYEVPEVVTGLIGVALIAWSFWSSVRRNRRLAAEEPKEEVLAAKEV; this is translated from the coding sequence GTGGTTCTGAAAACCTTCGGCTGGTCGTTCGCAGTCACTGCGCTCGGCTTGGTCGCTGCGGTGTTCTACGGGGGATGGACGGCCTTCGGGCTCGTCGCGATCCTGTCCGTCCTGGAAGTCTCGCTCTCCTTCGACAACGCGGTGGTCAACGCCGGCGTGCTGAAGAAGATGAGCGAGTTCTGGCAGAAGATCTTCCTCACCATCGGCATCCTGATCGCCGTCTTCGGCATGCGGCTCGTGTTCCCCGTCGTGATCGTCTCGATCACCGCGCAACTCGGCCCCATCGAGGCGGTCGACCTCGCGCTGAACGACCACGCGCGTTACGAGGAACTGGTCACCGACGCCCACCCGGCGATCGCGTCGTTCGGTGGCATGTTCCTTCTGATGATCTTCCTCGACTTCATCTTCGAGGACCGTGACATCAAGTGGCTCGCCTGGCTGGAGCGGCCGCTGGCCAAGCTCGGCAAGGTCGACATGCTGGCGGCCTGCATCGCGCTGATCGTCCTGCTCATCACCGCGACGACCTTCGCCGTCCACGCCCACCAGTACGGCGGCGTGCACGCGGACAAGTCGGCGACGGTGCTGCTCGCCGGCGTCGCCGGCCTGATCACCTACATGGTCGTCGGCGGTCTCTCCGGCTACTTCGAGGACAAGCTCGAAGAGGAGGAGGAGCGGGAGCACGAGGCCGAGGAGGAGGCCAGGCGGACCGGAAAGCCGGTCTCGGCCGCCAAGCTCGTCGGCAAGGCCGCGTTCTTCATGTTCATGTACCTCGAAGTGCTGGACGCCTCGTTCTCCTTCGACGGTGTCATCGGCGCCTTCGCGGTCAGCAACGACCCGGTGGTCATCGCGCTCGGCCTCGGTATCGGCGCCATGTACGTCCGGTCCCTCACGGTCTACCTGGTCCGCCAGGGCACCCTCGACGACTACGTCTACCTGGAGCACGGCGCGCACTACGCGATCGGCGCCCTCGCCGTGATCCTGCTGATCACCATCCAGTACGAGGTCCCCGAGGTCGTCACCGGTCTCATCGGTGTGGCCCTGATCGCCTGGTCCTTCTGGTCCTCCGTTCGGCGCAACCGCCGGCTGGCGGCGGAGGAGCCGAAGGAAGAGGTACTCGCGGCAAAGGAAGTGTGA
- a CDS encoding TerD family protein, protein MGVTLAKGGNVSLSKAAPNLTQVLVGLGWDARSTTGAPFDLDASALLCQSGRVLGDEWFVFYNNLTSPEGSVTHTGDNLTGEGDGDDESLIVDLSAVPAHCDKIIFPVSIHDADNRGQTFGQVSNAFIRVVNQADGQELARYDLSEDASTETAMIFGELYRYGGEWKFRAVGQGYASGLRGIALDFGVNVS, encoded by the coding sequence ATGGGCGTCACGCTCGCCAAGGGAGGCAATGTCTCCCTCTCCAAGGCCGCACCGAACCTCACCCAGGTCCTCGTCGGGCTCGGCTGGGACGCGCGCTCCACCACCGGAGCGCCCTTCGACCTCGATGCGAGCGCACTGCTCTGCCAGTCGGGCCGGGTGCTCGGCGACGAGTGGTTCGTCTTCTACAACAATCTGACGAGCCCGGAGGGCTCGGTCACGCACACCGGCGACAACCTCACGGGTGAGGGTGACGGGGACGACGAGTCGCTGATCGTCGACCTCTCCGCGGTCCCGGCTCACTGCGACAAGATCATCTTTCCGGTCTCGATCCATGACGCCGACAATCGCGGCCAGACGTTCGGCCAGGTCAGCAACGCCTTCATCCGTGTGGTCAACCAGGCCGACGGTCAGGAGCTCGCGCGCTACGACCTGAGCGAGGACGCCTCGACCGAGACCGCGATGATCTTCGGCGAGCTGTACCGGTACGGCGGCGAATGGAAGTTCAGGGCGGTGGGCCAGGGGTACGCGTCGGGGCTCCGGGGCATCGCTCTAGACTTTGGGGTCAACGTTTCGTAA
- a CDS encoding TerD family protein gives MGVSLSKGGNVSLTKAAPNLTAVTVGLGWDVRTTTGTDFDLDASALLTNDEGKVALDGNFVFFNNLKSPDGSVEHTGDNITGEGEGDDEQIKVNLAGVPADVQKIVFPVSIYDAESRQQSFGQVRNAFIRVVNQANGEELARYDLSEDASTETAMVFGELYRNGAEWKFRAIGQGYASGLRGIAQDFGVNV, from the coding sequence GTGGGAGTCAGCCTCAGCAAGGGCGGCAACGTCTCGCTGACCAAGGCCGCCCCCAACCTGACCGCGGTCACCGTCGGTCTGGGCTGGGACGTCCGCACCACCACCGGGACCGACTTCGACCTCGACGCCAGCGCCCTGCTGACGAACGACGAGGGCAAGGTCGCACTCGACGGCAACTTCGTGTTCTTCAACAACCTGAAGAGCCCCGACGGCTCGGTCGAGCACACCGGTGACAACATCACCGGCGAGGGCGAGGGCGACGACGAGCAGATCAAGGTGAACCTCGCCGGTGTCCCGGCCGACGTTCAGAAGATCGTGTTCCCGGTGTCGATCTACGACGCCGAGAGCCGTCAGCAGTCCTTCGGCCAGGTCCGCAACGCGTTCATCCGCGTGGTGAACCAGGCCAACGGCGAGGAGCTCGCGCGCTACGACCTGAGCGAGGACGCCTCGACCGAGACCGCCATGGTCTTCGGCGAGCTGTACCGCAACGGAGCGGAGTGGAAGTTCCGCGCCATCGGCCAGGGCTACGCCTCGGGTCTGCGCGGCATCGCGCAGGACTTCGGGGTCAACGTCTGA